One region of Oryzias latipes chromosome 6, ASM223467v1 genomic DNA includes:
- the ca5a gene encoding carbonic anhydrase 5A, mitochondrial, producing the protein MVTLTAAVRPLVPHLRRQLVRHGQSHRITPVRRCNLTACSSKYVLSPMHPMWQGPLAVPGGDRQSPIDIVVRKSIFDGELKPLVTSYDPHTCQQIWNNGYSFLVEYDDTTDKSTLKGGPLKDKFRLCQFHFHWGETNAWGSEHTLDRKLFPAELHLVHWNSDKYSLFEEAVMEDNGLAVIGVFLKVGKRHEGLQKLVDALPAIRHKDSVVEFNRFDPACLLPTNTDNYWTYHGSLTTPPLTESVTWIIMRQHIEVSHDQLAVFRSLLFTSAEEEVQRSMVNNFRVQQPLRGRTVRSSFIPFLQEAPAEHDEPMP; encoded by the exons ATGGTGACTCTGACTGCAGCTGTCAGACCGCTGGTGCCTCACCTTCGCCGACAGCTTGTTAGACACGGGCAGAGTCACCGGATAACGCCCGTACGGAGATGCAACCTGACTGCGTGCTCCAGCAAATATGTGCTGTCTCCAA TGCATCCCATGTGGCAGGGACCCCTTGCGGTACCAGGAGGAGACCGCCAGTCCCCTATCGACATCGTGGTGAGGAAGAGCATCTTTGACGGCGAGCTGAAGCCCCTGGTCACCAGTTATGACCCGCACACCTGCCAGCAAATCTGGAATAACGGTTATTCCTTCCTGGTGGAGTACGACGACACGACCGACAAGTCCA CTCTGAAAGGAGGCCCCCTGAAAGACAAGTTCAGGCTCTGTCAGTTCCACTTCCACTGGGGGGAGACCAATGCTTGGGGGTCGGAGCACACGCTGGACCGGAAGCTTTTCCCGGCAGag ctgCATCTGGTCCACTGGAACTCGGACAAGTACAGTCTGTTTGAGGAGGCAGTGATGGAAGATAACGGCCTGGCTGTTATCGGAGTTTTCCTGAAG GTGGGGAAGAGACACGAGGGGCTGCAGAAGCTGGTGGACGCACTGCCTGCTATCAGACACAAG GACAGTGTGGTGGAGTTTAACCGGTTCGACCCCGCCTGCCTGTTACCCACAAACACCGACAACTACTGGACTTACCACGGCTCCCTGACCACGCCCCCTCTGACGGAGTCTGTCACCTGGATCATCATGAGGCAGCACATTGAAGTCAGCCATGACCAG CTGGCAGTCTTCCGGAGCCTCCTGTTCACCTCCGCCGAGGAGGAGGTCCAGAGGTCCATGGTGAACAACTTCCGTGTGCAGCAGCCTCTGCGGGGCCGCACCGTGCGCTCCTCCTTCATTCCCTTCCTGCAGGAGGCGCCGGCGGAGCACGACGAGCCGATGCCCTGA